A region from the Priestia filamentosa genome encodes:
- a CDS encoding AEC family transporter, giving the protein MIFFEVILPVILIFFSGYMIQKIFKVDIKPISTISIYILMPALVFQTFYTTPLDSNLFYIVITSTLIFVALVVVSIVTSRLCKQDTEQESALILTSAFANSGNYGAPIVLFAFGQAGMNYAVPLMVFHSILMSVFGVYFAARSQGGIKLAVRTVLKQPTNYAILPAVLLQEFHISIPDNFYASIELVGNCCIPVVMIILGMQLADVNAKKLEWGNISIASGIRLIASPILAYLICLMFPMEPLLRNVIVIMAAMPSAATTAMYAIQFNTKPQFVSSGTLITTVLSFGTLTFLLSILH; this is encoded by the coding sequence ATGATTTTTTTCGAAGTAATTTTACCTGTTATTCTCATTTTCTTTAGTGGCTATATGATTCAAAAGATTTTTAAGGTTGATATTAAACCCATTTCAACCATATCCATTTATATTCTAATGCCAGCGCTTGTATTTCAAACTTTTTACACAACGCCACTTGATAGTAATTTATTTTATATTGTGATTACATCAACGCTTATTTTTGTAGCATTAGTTGTTGTAAGCATTGTAACTTCTCGCTTATGTAAACAAGATACAGAACAGGAAAGTGCTCTTATTTTAACATCTGCTTTTGCAAACAGCGGGAATTACGGAGCACCGATTGTTCTCTTTGCTTTTGGGCAGGCTGGTATGAACTATGCTGTTCCCCTTATGGTGTTTCACTCCATTTTGATGAGCGTTTTTGGTGTGTATTTTGCAGCTAGAAGTCAAGGAGGAATAAAACTTGCCGTGAGAACGGTTCTAAAACAGCCAACAAACTATGCTATTCTTCCAGCTGTTTTGCTGCAAGAATTCCATATCTCTATTCCTGATAATTTTTATGCAAGCATTGAGCTTGTAGGTAACTGCTGTATTCCAGTTGTGATGATTATTTTAGGCATGCAGCTTGCAGACGTAAATGCTAAAAAGCTCGAATGGGGAAATATTAGTATTGCAAGCGGCATTCGTCTTATTGCTTCTCCTATTTTAGCTTATCTCATTTGTCTCATGTTCCCAATGGAGCCGCTTTTACGAAACGTAATTGTCATTATGGCTGCAATGCCATCTGCTGCAACCACGGCAATGTATGCTATTCAATTTAATACAAAGCCACAGTTTGTTTCAAGCGGAACGTTAATTACAACAGTGCTTAGTTTTGGAACGTTGACGTTTTTACTTAGTATTTTGCATTAG